In a genomic window of Pelecanus crispus isolate bPelCri1 chromosome 1, bPelCri1.pri, whole genome shotgun sequence:
- the SERPINE3 gene encoding serpin E3: protein MLSILFSAFILSACCLSKGNCISYDELKELKTEFAINLYRHVSEAENRTNLVVSPASVAVSLELLQFGARGNTFTELQDVLGYNIHDQSVQDFLHSVYEGATDSSQGTVLQLACSFFVDADVQLSPHFTAHAARWANSSLQHTNFTDPKRTTAQIQEWITSNLGDGDMHVMPLESAGSPLSQVSLVSTMYFKSMWQKKFSFMDTQMLPFTTAEGSTLKVPTMHHTAEVNYGQFHTAALEAFSVVELPYLGEKLSMFLVLPSHKRTSLSQIESHLSARTITLWANSLKRMKMDIFLPRFSIQSLFDLKTVFSALGIRDAFDPITANFKGISEQNSLYISEAIHKAEIEVTEDGTKASGATAMVLLKRSRTPIFKADRPFTFFLRQANTGSVLFIGRVTNPS from the exons ATGTTGTCCATTCTCTTCTCTGCATTTATCCTGTCTGCTTGCTGCTTATCCAAAGGAAACTGCATCTCCTATGATGAGCTGAAAGAGCTGAAGACTGAATTTGCCATCAATCTCTACCGGCATGTATCCGAAGCAGAGAACAGAACCAATCTGGTAGTCTCTCCAGCAAGCGTGGCTGTTTCTTtggagctgctgcagtttgGAGCTCGAGGAAATACCTTTACAGAGCTGCAGGATGTCCTAGGATACAACATTCATG ATCAAAGTGTGCAGGATTTCTTGCACTCAGTGTACGAAGGAGCGACCGACTCCAGCCAAGGCACAGTGCTTCAGCTGGCATGTTCCTTCTTTGTGGACGCTGACGTGCAGCTCTCGCCCCACTTCACTGCACATGCTGCACGCTGGGCAaacagcagcctgcagcacacCAACTTCACTGACCCCAAAAGAACCACAGCCCAAATACAGGAATGGATCACCAGTAACCTTGGAG ATGGGGACATGCATGTCATGCCGTTGGAGAGCGCTGGGTCGCCACTCAGCCAGGTCTCCCTGGTGAGCACCATGTACTTCAAAAGCATGTGGCAAAAGAAGTTTTCCTTTATGGATACCCAGATGTTGCCTTTTACCACGGCAGAGGGGTCAACCCTGAAAGTGCCCACAATGCATCACACAGCCGAAGTTAACTATG GCCAATTCCACACTGCAGCTCTGGAGGCTTTCAGTGTGGTCGAGTTACCCTACTTGGGGGAGAAACTCAGCATGTTCCTAGTGCTTCCCAGCCACAAAAGAACATCTTTGTCCCAGATTGAGTCTCACCTTTCTGCCAGAACCATAACCCTCTGGGCCAACAGCCTAAAGAGAATGAAGATGGACATTTTTCTACCTAG GTTCAGCATTCAAAGCCTTTTTGACCTAAAGACAGTTTTTTCTGCCTTGGGAATTAGAGACGCATTTGATCCCATCACTGctaattttaaaggtatttcag agcAAAATAGTCTTTATATTTCAGAAGCTATTCACAAAGCAGAGATTGAAGTAACAGAAGATGGTACGAAGGCATCAGGGGCTACAG CAATGGTATTACTAAAAAGATCTCGAACGCctattttcaaagcagacagacctttcacattttttctgagACAAGCTAATACAG